The Streptomyces diastaticus subsp. diastaticus genome contains the following window.
CTGGCCCCAGGCGCTGCGCATGGCGGCGCGGGTCAGGTAGAGCCGCTCGCGGGCGCGGGTGATGCCGACGTAGGCGAGGCGCCGCTCCTCCTCCAGCTCCTTGGTCTGGCCGAGGGCGCGCAGGTGCGGGAAGACGCCGTCCTCCATGCCGGTGAGGAAGACGACGGGGAACTCCAGGCCCTTGGCGGTGTGCAGGGTCATCAGGGTGATGACCCCGGAGCCGTCCTCGTCCTCGTCGGGGATCTGGTCGGAGTCGGCGACCAGGGCGACCTGCTCCAGGAACTCCGGGAGGGTGCCGGCGCCCTCCTCCTCGCTGCGGTCCTGCTCGAACTCCAGGGCGACGGCGGCCAGTTCCTGGAGGTTCTCGATGCGGGTCTCGTCCTGCGGGTCGGTGGAGGACTGGAGTTCGGCGAGGTAGCCGGTGCGCTCCATGACCGCCTCCAGCACGGTGGCGGGCCCGGCGCCGGACTCGACGACCGTGCGCAGCTCCTCCATCAGCGTGTTGAACCGCTTGACGGCGTTGGCCGAGCGGGCCGCCATGCCGTACGCCTCGTCGACCCGGCGCAGGGCCTGCGGGAAACTGATCCGCTCGCGCTGCGAGAGGGCGTCGATCATCGCCTCGGCCCGGTCGCCGATGCCGCGCTTGGGGGTGTTGAGGATGCGGCGCAGGGAGACGCTGTCCTCCGGGTTGGCGAGGACCCGCAGGTAGGCGAGGACGTCGCGGACCTCCTTGCGCTCGTAGAAGCGGACACCGCCGACGACCTTGTAGGGCAGGCCGACCCGGATGAAGATCTCCTCGAAGACACGGGACTGGGCGTTGGTGCGGTAGAAGACCGCGATGTCACCCGCCTTGGCGTCGCCCGCGTCGGTCAGCCGGTCGATCTCCTCGGCGACGAACTGGGCCTCGTCGTGCTCGGTGTCGGCGACGTACCCGGTGATGCCGGCGCCCGCCCCGGCGTCGGTCCAGAGGTTCTTCGGGCGGCGGTTCTCGTTCCGCTCGATGACGGCGTTGGCCGCGGTGAGGATCGTCTGGGTGGAGCGGTAGTTCCGTTCCAGGAGGATCGTGGTGGCGTTCGGGTAGTCCTCCTCGAACTGGAGGATGTTGCGGATGGTGGCGCCGCGGAAGGCGTAGATCGACTGGTCGGCGTCGCCCACCACGCACAGCTCGGCCGGCTCGGGGGCCGGGTGGAGCGGGTCGTGGTCGGACTCGGCGCCCTCGGGGACGTCCACCGGGCGGTCGGCCGGGGTGCCGACCAACTCCCTGACCAGGGAGTACTGGGCGTGGTTGGTGTCCTGGTACTCGTCGACCAGGACGTGCCGGAAGCGGCGCCGGTAGTGGTCGGCGACGTCGGGGAACGCCTGGAGCAGGTGGACCGTGGTCATGATGATGTCGTCGAAGTCGAGCGCGTTGGCCTCGCGCAGCCGCGACTGGTACATCGTGTACGCCTGCGCCAGCGTCTTCTCGAAACCTCCCCCAGACTCCGTCTGGGAGGTGCCCCCGGCGGCCTGGGCGGCGAAGTCCTCGGGGTCGACCAGCTCGTTCTTGAGGTTCGAGACCTTGGCGGTGAAGGACTTCGGCGGGAAGCGCTTCGGGTCGAGGTCGAGGTCGCGGCAGACCAGGGCCATCAGCCGCTTGGAGTCGGCCGCGTCGTAGATCGAGAACGACGAGGTGAAGCCGAGGTGCTTCGACTCCCGGCGCAGGATGCGCACGCAGGCGCTGTGGAAGGTGGAGACCCACATGGCGCTGGCGCGCGGGCCGACCAGTTCCTCGACGCGCTCCTTCATCTCGCCCGCGGCCTTGTTGGTGAAGGTGATCGCGAGGATCTGGCCCGGGTGCACGCCGCGCTCGCCGAGCAGGTGGGCGATGCGGTGGGTGAGCACACGGGTCTTGCCGGAACCGGCTCCGGCGACGATGAGCAGCGGCGACCCGCTGTGGACGACGGCGGCGCGCTGCTCGTCGTTGAGCCCGTCGAGCAGGGCGGCCGGATCGACGGCGGGACGCGGGGCGCCGTCCCGGTAGTACGCGTCCCGGTCCACGGGCGCGTCGAACCTCCCGCCGAACAGATCGGCCGGGATCTCCTCCGGCGCCTCCTCCTCGGGCGGGGGCGGCGGCTCGTCGCCGAGCCGGGCGGAGGGCGCCGAGGACTGGAGGTCGGCCAGGAAGCTGTCGTCAAAGAGGCTGCTCATCGCCTACCGAGTCTAGGCCGCCGCGCCGACAACCGGACCCCGCTCCGGGCGGCCCGCCCGCCCGCCACGGGGAACGTGACGTATCGGACACCGCGGAGGCACGCGGGCGCTGTGGGCCAGGTCACGGAGGAGGCCGGCCGGCACCCGCGCGACACCGCTTTTCGACCGTCCACCGACAAGATAACGAAAATGTATCGGGCATATCGCTCACCAACCTTCACAGGCACCACACGAGTTGGCTAGCGTGCTCGCCGGGTCGGTTCGTCCCCCACCGGCGACTCGCGCCGGAGCGCACCGCCCCCTGCCGAATCCGGTACGCCCCCACGGGCCCCGGAGCCGGGGACCCACCGCGCACCACCGGGGTGAATCGGTACCCGCCACGGACCGGGCACGCAGCCCGGCCCGGCCGCCGGAACCGTAGGGCAGCCTTCCGTACGCCCGAACCCGACAGCTAACCCGGCAGGCGGTCCACGGAAGGAGTCGCACGCCTTGGCGTCGCACCGCAAGCCCCGCGCCCCCCGCCACCGCACCGCCGGTGCCCTCGGCCTCACCACGGCCGCCCTCACCTCGGTGGCCCTGCTCTCCCAGACCGCGCAGGCGGCCCCGCAGCGGCCCGCCGCGCCGAAGCCCTCCCTGGAGGAGGTGCAGAAGAAGGTGGACCGGCTCTACCGCGAGGCCGGTACGGCCACCCAGAAGTACAACGCCGCCCAGGAGCGGACCAGGACCCAGCGCGCCAAGGTCGACAAGCTGCTGGACGGCGTCGCCGAGCGGGCCGACAAACTGAACGCCGCCCGCGGCGAGCTGGGCGCCTTCGCCGCCGCCCAGTACCGCAGCGGCGGCATGTCCGAGACGGCCACCCTGCTGCTCGCCGACGACCCGCAGAGCTGGTTCGACCAGAGCCAGCTCATGAACCGCCTCACCCAGCGGCAGAAGGCCGTCGTCGACGACTACCGGACCCAGCAGGCGGCGGCGGGCCGCGAGCGCGCCAAGGCCGCCCGCCAGCTGGAGAGCCTCACCGAGTCGCAGCGCACCCTCAAGGACTCCAAGCGCGAGGTGCAGGCCAAGCTCACCGAGGCCCGCACGCTGCTCTCCGAGCTGACCGCCGAGGAGAAGGCGCGGCTCGCCGAGATCGAGCGGAAGAAGCAGGCCGAGGCCGAGCGCAAGGCGAAGGAGCGCGCGAAGCAGGAGGAGGCCGAGCGCGAGGCCCGGGAGGCGGCCGAGGAGAAGGAGCGCGAGGAGGCCGGCTCAGGCGGCGCGGGGTCGGGTTCCGGCCCGGGCACCGGCTCCGGCGGCGGCTCCACGGCCCCCGGCTCCTCGTACGCCGCCAAGGCCGAGAAGGTGATCGCCTTCGCCCGCGCCCAGATGGGCAAGCCGTACGTCTGGGGTGCGGCCGGCCCCGACTCCTTCGACTGCTCGGGCCTCACCCAGGCCGCCTGGAAGACCGCCGGCATCTCGCTGCCTCGCACCACCTGGGACCAGGTGGGGGTCGGCCAGAAGGTCTCCGTGGACGCAGCCCAACCCGGTGACCTGGTCTTCTTCTACGACGACATCAGCCACGTCGGCATCTACATCGGTGGCGGCGAGATGATCCACGCCCCGAAGCCCGGCGCCGACGTCCGGGTCGAGTCGATCTACTACATGCCGATCCACAGTGTGGTGCGGCCGGCCTGACCGGCGCTCAAGGCCCGTACGGGCGGCCACGCACGGCGAAGGCCGGGTTCCTCACCGTCGTTCGGTGGGGAACCCGGCCTTCGCCGTGCACCGCGGCCCGCGGAACCCCGGACAGGGGGCGGCGGGGTCAGGTCCAGAGGGTGGCGATGAAGATGTTGAGCACGGTCAGGCCGCCGACGGCGGCGAAGACGCCCTTGTCGACCTTCTCGTCGTCGCGTTTCACGTAGACCAGGGCGAGGATGACTATGAGGACCAGCAGCTTGATGCCGATCTTCATGTGGTTGAGGGTGCCGCCGTCCATCTCGCGCAGACCGACCAGGAGGATGCCGGTCACGAGCATGGTGAGGGCGCCGTGGAGCATGGCGGGGATGAAGCGGGCCGTGCCCGCACCGATCGCCTTCATCTGGGTGAGGAAACCACCCAGGAGTGAGGCGATGCCGATGATGTGCAGGCCGACGAACACATTGATGAGGACGTCCATGGCTCGCACCCTAACGAGGCCCCCGGCGCCCCCGGCCCACCAGGGTCCTGCCCGCCGGGACGACGCCGGCCGACGGGCTGCGGCCCGGGGCCGGACACCGTTCGCGGGCGAAGGTGCCGCGGCGGGCGCGGACAGGGCCGACGGCGAGGAACTCGTCGGACGGCACCCGCTCACCGGCGGCCGGGGCCGAAGCGGTGGCCCTTTCGGGAAGCCGGGCTCCCCCGCACCACGTGGCAGGCGGAGGCGGCCAGGCTCGCGGTGAGGCCGTGCCGGGTCGTCCGGGAGGTCTCCCGGGGGGCCGGCCGGCGGTCGACCCGAGGCCGCTCGGCCCGAGGCCGCGCCCACCGCACGCCGCCTCACCGTCCGCCCCGGGTGCGTGGCAGCCGCCGTACGCGTCCTCCCTGCCCGGGCCGGTGCGGCTCGCGGCGGGGGCCGCGTACGCGGTGGTCCCGCCTCCCCGGCCGGAGGCGGGACGGGCCGCGCCGGGTGCGGCGGCGGTGGCGGTGGCGGGCGCGGCTCGTACGCGACGGCAGCGGGCAGCGGGCAGCGGGCAGCGGGCAGCGGGCAGCGGGCAGCGGGCAGCGGGCCATTCGATCATGGGGTCCCGGCGGGGAGGGCAGAGGCGGCGGGGAAGTGGTCACAAGCGGTCGGTCGGCGGTTCCGACCGGATGTTTGCGGACAATCCAGCCCTGGGCCGTGACATTCGGGCTTAGCTCCTCCCTGGCGCACCCGGCACTCGGCATAGTCCACAGGCACCGGCCGCGCCTACGAGACGGCCCGGCGGCACCCGCTCCCCTGCGCGGACCCCACCGGGACCCGGCTCGCTCCCCTGACCCCGACCGGAAGGACGCGCGGCTGTGGCCTCGCACCGGAAGCCCCGATTCCGCAAGCTGGCGGTGAATCTCCCCGCCCCCGGGCGCCTCACGCCGGGAGCCTCTCTGCGCAACGCCACCGCCACCGCGCTGGCCCTCGCCGGGGCGGCGGGCTCGGTGGTCGCCGGTTCGCCCGTGGCGCAGGCCGCGCCCGGCCCGACGCCCGCGCAGGTCAAGGCCAAGGTGGACCGGCTCCACCGGGAGGCCGAGATCGCCACCGAGAAGTACAACGGCGCCAAGGAGAAGGCCGACAAGGCCGAACGCCGCCTCGACGGGCTCCAGGACGAGGCGGCCCGCCGGACCGCCCAGCTCAACCAGGCCCGTACCGCGCTGGGCGCCACCGCCGCCGCGCAGTACCGCGCCGGTGCGGTGGACCCGTCCGTCGCGCTCTTCCTCACCTCGGATCCCGACGGCTACCTCGACCGGGCCGCCCGCGCCGACCGCGCCGCCGGACGCCAGTCCGCCCAGATCGCCGGGGTGCGCCAGAAGATGCGCGTCGTCGACCAGTTGCGCACCGAGGCCGACACGGTCCTGGCCGGGCTGGAGAAGCGCCGCGGCGAACTGCGTGCGCACAAGAAGACGGTCACCGGCAAGCTGGCCGAGTCCCGCGCCCTGCTCGCCCGCCTGACCGCCG
Protein-coding sequences here:
- a CDS encoding C40 family peptidase; its protein translation is MASHRKPRAPRHRTAGALGLTTAALTSVALLSQTAQAAPQRPAAPKPSLEEVQKKVDRLYREAGTATQKYNAAQERTRTQRAKVDKLLDGVAERADKLNAARGELGAFAAAQYRSGGMSETATLLLADDPQSWFDQSQLMNRLTQRQKAVVDDYRTQQAAAGRERAKAARQLESLTESQRTLKDSKREVQAKLTEARTLLSELTAEEKARLAEIERKKQAEAERKAKERAKQEEAEREAREAAEEKEREEAGSGGAGSGSGPGTGSGGGSTAPGSSYAAKAEKVIAFARAQMGKPYVWGAAGPDSFDCSGLTQAAWKTAGISLPRTTWDQVGVGQKVSVDAAQPGDLVFFYDDISHVGIYIGGGEMIHAPKPGADVRVESIYYMPIHSVVRPA
- a CDS encoding C40 family peptidase, with the translated sequence MASHRKPRFRKLAVNLPAPGRLTPGASLRNATATALALAGAAGSVVAGSPVAQAAPGPTPAQVKAKVDRLHREAEIATEKYNGAKEKADKAERRLDGLQDEAARRTAQLNQARTALGATAAAQYRAGAVDPSVALFLTSDPDGYLDRAARADRAAGRQSAQIAGVRQKMRVVDQLRTEADTVLAGLEKRRGELRAHKKTVTGKLAESRALLARLTAAERAEVTGKEPRASRAQARPASSAASPAAGAVKAPNSRAAQAVAFARTAIGKPYVWGATGPNAFDCSGLTQAAWRAAGVSLPRTTYTQINAGQRVSRDRLAPGDLVFFYSSISHVGLYIGDGQMIHAPNPNAPVRVAPISEMPFAGATRVA
- the pcrA gene encoding DNA helicase PcrA, which translates into the protein MSSLFDDSFLADLQSSAPSARLGDEPPPPPEEEAPEEIPADLFGGRFDAPVDRDAYYRDGAPRPAVDPAALLDGLNDEQRAAVVHSGSPLLIVAGAGSGKTRVLTHRIAHLLGERGVHPGQILAITFTNKAAGEMKERVEELVGPRASAMWVSTFHSACVRILRRESKHLGFTSSFSIYDAADSKRLMALVCRDLDLDPKRFPPKSFTAKVSNLKNELVDPEDFAAQAAGGTSQTESGGGFEKTLAQAYTMYQSRLREANALDFDDIIMTTVHLLQAFPDVADHYRRRFRHVLVDEYQDTNHAQYSLVRELVGTPADRPVDVPEGAESDHDPLHPAPEPAELCVVGDADQSIYAFRGATIRNILQFEEDYPNATTILLERNYRSTQTILTAANAVIERNENRRPKNLWTDAGAGAGITGYVADTEHDEAQFVAEEIDRLTDAGDAKAGDIAVFYRTNAQSRVFEEIFIRVGLPYKVVGGVRFYERKEVRDVLAYLRVLANPEDSVSLRRILNTPKRGIGDRAEAMIDALSQRERISFPQALRRVDEAYGMAARSANAVKRFNTLMEELRTVVESGAGPATVLEAVMERTGYLAELQSSTDPQDETRIENLQELAAVALEFEQDRSEEEGAGTLPEFLEQVALVADSDQIPDEDEDGSGVITLMTLHTAKGLEFPVVFLTGMEDGVFPHLRALGQTKELEEERRLAYVGITRARERLYLTRAAMRSAWGQPSYNPPSRFLEEIPEQHLKWKRTGAMGAPAAASPRGPAGSVASSLSSSTRAKGAPAFATRRAAEQPVVSLAVGDRVTHDQFGLGTVVGVKGAGSAAEATVDFGGEKPKRLLLRYAPVEKL